One Rosa chinensis cultivar Old Blush chromosome 5, RchiOBHm-V2, whole genome shotgun sequence genomic region harbors:
- the LOC112164633 gene encoding leucine-rich repeat receptor-like serine/threonine-protein kinase At1g17230 produces MVTSSLKMLLHLGLLVLCFSFGSTNSLDEESLFLLEFKRSLSDPRNNLGSWNSSHLSPCNWTGVRCLKSKVTSINLTGLNLSGVLSPVICNLPYLVEFNVSKNFFSGPFSNDLANCHNLAFLDLCTNRFHGELVTPFTKMTNLRKLYLCENYVFGEMPEEIGNLTLLEELVIYSNNLTGSIPGSISKLKKLKVLRAGRNSLSGPIPTVISQCQSLEVLGLSQNHLEGSIPRELEELQNLTDLILWQNHLTGSVPAEIGNLSRLELLALHENSFGGMIPKELGKLSQLKRLYIYTNQLNGTIPRELGNCTNAVHIDFSENQLSGVIPRELGYIPNLLLLHLFENHLEGNIPRELGQLKQLQMLDLSINNLTGPIPLEFQNLPYMDELQLFDNHLEGKIPPLLGANSNLSILDMSANKLVGSIPAHLCEYGKLAFLSLGSNRLSGNIPYGIKTCKSLVQLMLGDNHLTGSLPMELYTLYALEVFQNRFSGPIPPEVGRFKSLERLLLSDNYFIGHIPLEIGNLSQLVTFNVSSNRLTGNIPHELGNCTKLQRLDLSRNYFTGVLPEELGKLVNLELLKLSDNKLMGGIPSTLGDLARLTELEMGGNHFSGSVPFQLGQLSALQIALNISHNNLSGEIPEKLGDLQMLESLYLNDNQLVGEIPASIGELLSLLVCNLSNNNLVGTVPNTQVFQRMDPSNFAGNNGLCRSGSYHCHQPPVQSHTPKRSWIKEGSSKEKLVSIIAAVIGVISLILIVGFCWAMKRSRPTFVPVEDPIKPDVLDNYYFPKEGFKYQDLVVGTNNFSDNAVLGRGACGTVYKAVMADGEVIAVKKLKAQGEGVGVDSSFRAEISTLGKIRHCNIVKLYGFCCHQDSNLLLYEYMENGSLGEHLHGNDQRCYLDWNTRYKIALGAAEGLCYLHYYCKPQIVHRDIKSNNILLDEVLEAHVGDFGLAKLIELPYSKSMSAVAGSYGYIAPEYAYTMKVTEKCDIYSFGVVLLELVTGKTPVQPLELGGDLVTLVRRAINNSVATSELFDKRLDLSMRSTTEEMTLFLKIALFCTSVSPVKRPTMREVIAMMIDARRSVTVSNCSSPTSESPLDKDPSRDCMEL; encoded by the exons ATGGTTACTTCTTCCCTGAAAATGCTATTACACTTGGGACTCCTCGTGTTATGTTTCAGTTTTGGCTCTACAAACTCATTAGATGAAGaaagtctttttcttttggagttCAAGAGGTCCCTATCTGATCCAAGGAACAATCTTGGAAGCTGGAATTCATCACATTTGAGTCCTTGCAATTGGACTGGTGTGAGGTGTCTCAAGTCCAAGGTAACTTCTATAAATCTCACTGGCCTTAATTTGTCTGGTGTTTTGTCTCCAGTCATTTGCAATCTTCCTTACTTGGTTGAATTCAATGTGTCCAAGAACTTCTTCTCTGGGCCATTTTCCAATGATCTTGCTAACTGTCATAATCTAGCGTTTCTAGACCTTTGCACAAATAGGTTTCATGGGGAATTGGTTACCCCATTCACCAAAATGACCAACCTTAGGAAGTTGTATCTCTGTGAGAATTATGTGTTTGGTGAAATGCCTGAGGAGATAGGGAACTTAACTCTACTTGAAGAGCTTGTGATTTATAGTAATAATCTCACTGGCTCCATTCCTGGTTCAATTAGTAAGTTGAAAAAGTTAAAAGTCCTCAGGGCGGGTCGAAATTCTCTTTCTGGCCCAATACCAACTGTTATCAGTCAGTGTCAGAGCTTAGAAGTTTTGGGGTTATCACAGAATCATTTAGAAGGTTCAATTCCCAGGGAGCTTGAAGAACTTCAAAATCTGACTGATTTGATCCTTTGGCAAAATCATTTAACTGGTTCAGTTCCTGCTGAGATTGGTAATCTAAGTAGGCTAGAGTTGCTTGCCTTGCATGAAAACTCTTTCGGAGGAATGATCCCTAAGGAACTTGGTAAGTTATCACAGCTGAAGAGATTGTATATATACACCAACCAGTTGAATGGAACTATCCCAAGGGAACTAGGGAATTGTACCAATGCGGTTCATAtagatttttctgaaaaccaGTTAAGTGGAGTCATACCACGGGAGTTGGGTTACATTCCTAATCTTTTGTTGCTTCACCTCTTTGAAAATCATCTGGAAGGAAACATTCCGAGGGAGCTTGGCCAGTTGAAGCAGCTGCAGATgttagacttgtccataaacaATTTGACTGGCCCAATCCCACTAGAATTTCAGAACCTTCCTTACATGGATGAGTTGCAACTGTTTGATAATCATCTCGAGGGTAAAATTCCTCCTCTCCTTGGAGCTAACAGTAACCTCAGCATTCTTGACATGTCTGCAAATAAGCTTGTGGGTAGCATACCTGCGCATCTTTGCGAGTATGGGAAATTAGCATTTCTAAGCCTTGGGTCAAATAGGTTGTCTGGAAATATTCCTTATGGTATTAAAACATGCAAGTCTCTAGTCCAGCTAATGCTAGGAGACAACCATCTTACAGGAAGTCTCCCTATGGAATTATATACTCTTTATGCTCTTGAAGTCTTTCAAAACCGATTCTCAGGACCTATACCTCCAGAGGTAGGCAGGTTTAAAAGTTTAGAAAGGCTACTGTTGTCAGATAACTATTTTATTGGGCATATTCCTCTTGAGATTGGCAACCTATCGCAGCTTGTtaccttcaatgtttcctccaACAGGCTCACGGGGAACATTCCTCATGAGCTGGGAAATTGTACAAAGCTACAGAGGCTTGATCTCAGTAGGAATTACTTCACTGGAGTTCTCCCGGAAGAACTTGGAAAGCTAGTGAATCTGGAACTTTTGAAGCTTTCTGATAACAAGTTGATGGGAGGGATACCGAGTACTCTAGGGGATCTTGCCCGATTGACTGAGTTGGAGATGGGGGGAAATCACTTTTCTGGTAGCGTCCCTTTTCAGCTGGGCCAACTCAGTGCTCTACAGATTGCCCTCAATATTAGCCATAATAATCTTTCAGGTGAAATTCCTGAAAAGTTGGGGGACTTGCAGATGTTGGAATCCCTCTACTTGAATGACAATCAGCTTGTTGGTGAAATTCCTGCCTCAATTGGTGAGTTGCTTAGCCTTCTGGTGTGCAACCTCTCTAACAATAACCTAGTGGGAACTGTGCCAAACACACAAGTATTTCAAAGGATGGATCCTTCAAATTTTGCTGGAAACAATGGATTGTGCAGATCTGGATCATACCATTGTCATCAACCTCCAGTTCAATCTCATACACCAAAACGGAGCTGGATAAAGGAGGGTTCATCTAAAGAGAAATTAGTAAGCATCATTGCTGCTGTAATTGGAGTAATTTCCTTGATTCTCATAGTTGGTTTCTGTTGGGCAATGAAGCGCTCCAGACCTACTTTTGTTCCGGTTGAAGATCCAATCAAGCCAGACGTGTTGGACAACTATTACTTTCCGAAGGAAGGTTTCAAGTACCAGGATCTTGTTGTAGGCACCAACAATTTTTCAGACAATGCAGTTCTTGGAAGGGGAGCCTGTGGCACTGTGTACAAAGCCGTCATGGCTGATGGAGAGGTGATTGCAGTCAAAAAGCTCAAGGCACAAGGGGAAGGAGTCGGTGTCGATAGCAGCTTCCGCGCTGAGATATCAACCCTCGGGAAGATCAGGCATTGCAATATTGTGAAGCTCTATGGCTTCTGCTGTCACCAAGACTCGAATCTGCTCTTGTATGAGTACATGGAAAATGGCAGTTTAGGAGAACATCTCCATGGAAACGATCAAAGATGTTATCTAGACTGGAATACACGATATAAGATTGCTCTTGGAGCAGCAGAGGGTTTGTGTTATCTCCATTATTACTGCAAGCCCCAAATCGTTCACCGtgacataaagtcaaataacATTTTACTGGATGAAGTTCTTGAAGCACATGTGGGAGATTTCGGCTTGGCAAAATTGATTGAATTGCCATACTCAAAATCCATGTCTGCTGTTGCTGGCTCATATGGCTACATTGCACCAG AGTATGCTTACACAATGAAAGTGACTGAGAAGTGTGACATCTATAGTTTCGGAGTGGTTCTGCTGGAACTAGTAACCGGAAAGACACCCGTCCAACCACTGGAGCTGGGTGGAGACCTAGTCACTCTGGTAAGAAGAGCCATAAATAATTCAGTGGCAACATCCGAATTGTTCGACAAGAGGCTAGATCTGAGTATGAGGAGCACAACTGAAGAGATGACTCTATTTCTCAAGATTGCGTTGTTCTGCACCAGTGTGTCCCCAGTTAAAAGGCCAACAATGAGGGAGGTCATTGCGATGATGATTGATGCTAGGCGGTCCGTGACCGTGAGCAACTGCTCATCACCAACATCTGAGAGTCCTTTGGATAAAGATCCTTCAAGAG ATTGTATGGAGTTATAG
- the LOC112164634 gene encoding serine/threonine-protein kinase WAG1 encodes MEVDLDCPLPIADYGDLDFSFTSCTTDRTYVSSSSARTSLARSSLTLSFNDRDSRLSSATVTTTNVPTVLHHRKWDPHWTAIKAATNLSSDKALHIRHLKLLRRLGSGNLGRVFLCRLRDYNPDDSLFALKVVDHAAISPKKQAHVETEAQILAMLDHPFLPTLYARIDVSHYTCLLIDYCPNGDLQTLLMKQPQHRLPVRTARFFAAEVLASLEYLHALGIVYRDLKPENVLLREDGHIMLSDFDLCFKSDVVPTFERRRVVKLRPARKTRRSANCFGSSEREPKEEEEEMEAEFVAEPTTAFSMSCVGTHEYLAPELVGGYGHGNGVDWWAFGIFIFELLYGTTPFKGGSKESTLRNIALADGVRFHVAEGEEEGMKEARDLIQGLLARDPKKRIGCAKGATEIKRHPFFHGINWALLKSYRPPDVYGVKKKPSKTIVVPAGVSLSAHKRRRWWWKGLGQLVKTRSNKKNNQSNSNYYHYVSDKMVRKS; translated from the coding sequence ATGGAAGTCGACTTGGACTGCCCGTTGCCTATAGCCGACTACGGCGACCTCGACTTCAGCTTCACCTCCTGCACAACCGACCGCACCTACGTCTCCTCCTCCAGCGCCCGCACCAGCTTGGCCCGCAGCAGCCTCACTCTCAGCTTCAACGATCGCGACTCACGCCTATCCTCCGCCACCGTAACAACCACCAACGTCCCCACAGTCCTCCACCACCGCAAATGGGACCCGCATTGGACGGCGATAAAAGCGGCCACCAACCTGTCATCCGACAAGGCACTCCACATCCGACACCTCAAGCTCCTCCGCCGCCTCGGCTCCGGCAACCTCGGACGCGTCTTCCTCTGCCGCCTCCGCGACTACAACCCCGACGACTCCTTGTTCGCCCTCAAAGTCGTTGACCATGCGGCCATCTCGCCGAAGAAGCAGGCCCACGTGGAGACCGAGGCCCAGATCCTCGCCATGCTCGACCACCCTTTCCTCCCTACGCTCTACGCCCGCATCGACGTCTCCCACTACACGTGTCTCCTCATCGACTACTGCCCCAACGGCGACCTCCAAACCCTCCTCATGAAACAGCCCCAGCACCGCCTCCCGGTCCGGACCGCCCGCTTCTTCGCCGCCGAGGTCCTCGCCTCGCTCGAGTACCTCCACGCGCTCGGGATCGTCTACCGCGACCTCAAACCCGAGAACGTCCTCCTCCGAGAGGACGGCCACATCATGCTCTCCGACTTCGACCTCTGCTTCAAGTCCGACGTCGTTCCGACCTTCGAGCGCCGCCGCGTCGTGAAGCTCCGGCCCGCCAGGAAAACAAGGAGATCCGCCAACTGCTTCGGATCGAGCGAGCGAGAGccgaaggaggaggaggaggaaatgGAGGCGGAGTTCGTGGCGGAGCCAACGACGGCGTTTTCGATGTCGTGCGTGGGCACCCACGAGTATTTGGCGCCCGAACTCGTCGGCGGTTACGGTCACGGTAACGGCGTCGATTGGTGGGCGTTCGGGATTTTCATCTTCGAACTGCTGTACGGGACGACGCCGTTTAAGGGCGGGAGTAAGGAGAGCACGCTGCGGAATATAGCGCTGGCCGACGGCGTTAGGTTCCACGTGGCGGAGGGAGAGGAGGAGGGGATGAAGGAGGCGAGGGATTTGATACAGGGACTGCTGGCGAGGGACCCGAAGAAAAGGATAGGGTGCGCCAAGGGGGCTACTGAGATTAAACGGCACCCGTTTTTTCATGGGATTAATTGGGCCTTGCTCAAGAGTTACAGGCCGCCGGATGTGTATGGGGTTAAAAAGAAGCCCAGTAAGACTATTGTCGTCCCGGCTGGGGTTTCGCTTTCAGCCCATAAGAggcggcggtggtggtggaAGGGACTTGGTCAGCTGGTGAAGACTAGAAGTAACAAGAAGAACAACCAGAGTAACAGTAATTACTATCATTACGTCAGTGATAAAATGGTCAGGAAAAGTTGA